The DNA segment GGCGCTGGAAGAGGTTCAGGCGGAGTTCGCCAAGGCCGCGGCGCTTGAAGAACGCGACAGCGGCGCTCGCATGCGCGCCTAAGGCGCGCTTGAGATTTTTGCTTAAGGCCTAAAGGCCCTTCTCACGGACTTATCTTAAGTCCGTGAGAAGGGCCTTGTGCATTTTGGCACATGGATCCCGGCCCCTATGCCTGGATCACATCTTGCCAATCGGCGTGGCGTTGCGCCTGGGCGCGCATGAAGGGGCAGAGCGGAATGATCTTCCATCCGCCATTTCGCGCCTCACCGATGGCATGGGCTGCGAGCGCCTGGCCGACACCTTTGCCGCGCAACGCATCGGGAACGCCGGTATGATCGATGATGATCAGATGCGGCGATGACCGGGAATAGGTCATTTCAGCCGTATGACCATCGAGCTGCGTGCTGTAACGGCCATGCGAGCCGGTTTCTTCGTTGACGATATCCATCACATCTCTCCTGTTTTTGGCCGCGCACGGAATGATTTTGTTTCAAGCCTGGTTCATTGCTGCACATGCACAGGCCGGGTATTCCAGCATTCCATGCCCGCCGGCCGCGCTGTTCAGCATCCCTAAAGGTGTTATGTAATCCTGCCGGTTCAACAGAAGATAGGAAACATGCGCCTGATCACACCGCTTTTGCTTGTTCTATCGGCGTTTTTTCTCGCGCTGGGGCTCGTCCTGCCGCTTGTCCGGTTCGAAAAGCTGGTCTTTTTCAACGAAACGCCGTCGCTTCTTGGCATCGTGTCTTCGCTCTTCGACGATGGCAATGTCATGCTGGCCATTGTCGTGACGCTGTTTTCCGTCGTTTTCCCGCTGGCAAAGCTTGTCGGGATCGCGTTCGAGGCAACGGCGGCTGCAGACGGCAAGGCTGCGGGCGGACTGGTTGCCCGGCTTTTGCCGATCCTCGGCAAATGGTCGATGATGGATGTGATGCTCGTGGCTATCGTGATCTTTGCGGCCAAGACCAGCGGAATGGCCGAGGCGTTCACCCAGCCGGGCCTGTGGTTCTATGCCGGATCTGCTGTCATGACCGGGCTGCTGCAAATATGGCTGCGGCCGCACTGAATGCGGCCGCTTAACGTTTTCAAATGAAGGGTCTGGCTAGTGGCGATATTGCTGGATGCGGGTCGTTCGCAGGCCGGCAAGGCCATGGTCGCTGATCGAGGACTGCCAGGACAGGAATTCTTCAACGGTCAAGGTATAGCGTTCACAGGCTTCTTCCAGGCTCAGCAGTCCGCCACGCACGGCGGCGACGACTTCTGCCTTTCTGCGGATAACCCAACGGCGCGTATTGGCCGGAGGAAGATCAGCAATCGTCAAGGGGCTGCCATCGGGTCCGATGACATATTTCACGCGGGGTCGTATCATTTCGGTCATTGGACTCTCTACACATACTCAAGACCATATAGGCTCAACTTACCCTGCCACATTTAACATTTGCCTAAGCGGGTGGTAACAATTTGCTAATAATTTTAGAGACTTCCAGAGCGCTCTTCGACCAATTGCGGATCGTAAAAGCAAACGCCTGATCCTGTTGGCTCTACTTGCCTCTGCTTCTTTAGTGCCCTCTTTCAAATATTTTGATCGAATTTCCAAAGTCCGCATAGGAGCTATGCAAATATAACTGTTCAATTTGCCTAAAATTTTTGCTAGTTGGGGCCAGTAATTGAGCATAAACAATATATTATTGCTTTCGAATGCTCGCGATACGCCACTTATTTCAAAATGCTGGTCTTTTCGCTTCGATTGTGTCCCTCAGGGCCTCTCGGGGCTTTTGTCGGTGTTTCGACTAATCGTGCTGCTGCTTGAAA comes from the Pararhizobium qamdonense genome and includes:
- a CDS encoding GNAT family N-acetyltransferase, with the protein product MDIVNEETGSHGRYSTQLDGHTAEMTYSRSSPHLIIIDHTGVPDALRGKGVGQALAAHAIGEARNGGWKIIPLCPFMRAQAQRHADWQDVIQA
- a CDS encoding paraquat-inducible protein A — its product is MRLITPLLLVLSAFFLALGLVLPLVRFEKLVFFNETPSLLGIVSSLFDDGNVMLAIVVTLFSVVFPLAKLVGIAFEATAAADGKAAGGLVARLLPILGKWSMMDVMLVAIVIFAAKTSGMAEAFTQPGLWFYAGSAVMTGLLQIWLRPH
- the sciP gene encoding CtrA inhibitor SciP, translating into MTEMIRPRVKYVIGPDGSPLTIADLPPANTRRWVIRRKAEVVAAVRGGLLSLEEACERYTLTVEEFLSWQSSISDHGLAGLRTTRIQQYRH